One genomic window of Candidatus Kuenenia stuttgartiensis includes the following:
- the prmC gene encoding peptide chain release factor N(5)-glutamine methyltransferase — protein MKPSFPFVSNPNDKSTKVENKTSTTKNTVGNIIQWATRELQRSGIDTPRLDAEVILSHLLNCDRIQFHTHPDKPVQRIIASRYKKAVQRRAKRVPLQYITNHAEFMSSDFYVDERVLIPRPETELLVEAVIKKAKSFIHENEIVIIDIGVGSGNIAISLAKNISTAGIMAIDISPEALDVAKMNTQKHHLQEKITFLCGNVYEPLQSCSIKTKAHFIVSNPPYIASTELSELQQEVRDYEPYTALISGNSGLEMFERILAEANSWLRPAGFLLLEVAEKQARQVIKMIKNTNIFTSIQRIKDYQNISRIIIAQREGNIGQDRN, from the coding sequence GTGAAACCTTCTTTTCCTTTTGTTTCAAATCCCAATGACAAAAGTACTAAAGTAGAAAACAAGACGTCCACAACTAAAAACACTGTCGGAAATATCATTCAATGGGCAACAAGGGAATTGCAACGTTCCGGCATTGATACTCCCCGTTTGGACGCAGAGGTTATACTGTCACATCTGCTGAACTGTGATCGCATACAATTTCATACACACCCCGACAAACCCGTACAACGCATAATAGCATCACGCTATAAAAAGGCCGTTCAGAGAAGAGCCAAAAGGGTACCGCTCCAATACATTACCAACCATGCAGAATTTATGTCCTCAGACTTTTATGTTGACGAAAGGGTACTTATACCGCGTCCGGAAACGGAATTACTAGTGGAAGCGGTTATTAAAAAGGCAAAAAGTTTCATCCATGAAAATGAAATTGTAATCATTGACATCGGTGTTGGAAGTGGGAATATTGCAATTTCCCTTGCAAAAAATATAAGCACTGCGGGAATAATGGCAATAGACATTTCCCCCGAGGCGTTGGATGTCGCCAAAATGAACACACAAAAACACCATTTGCAGGAGAAAATTACGTTTCTCTGCGGCAATGTATATGAGCCGTTACAATCATGCAGCATCAAAACAAAGGCACATTTCATCGTATCAAACCCCCCCTATATAGCTTCCACCGAATTATCTGAGCTGCAACAGGAAGTAAGGGATTATGAACCGTACACCGCTCTTATCAGCGGCAATAGTGGTTTGGAAATGTTTGAACGTATCCTGGCAGAAGCAAATTCGTGGCTAAGGCCGGCAGGTTTTCTCCTTTTGGAAGTAGCCGAAAAACAAGCGCGTCAGGTCATAAAAATGATAAAAAATACAAACATCTTTACATCGATACAGCGCATAAAAGATTACCAGAACATATCACGCATCATCATTGCACAAAGGGAGGGCAACATTGGACAAGATCGTAATTGA
- the murA gene encoding UDP-N-acetylglucosamine 1-carboxyvinyltransferase gives MDKIVIEGGHRLEGKVRINGAKNAALPIMAACLLLHGPSRIKGIPNIVDIQTQIKILKNLGGDIRHIEDGSLGIIFRDGEHKEKITAPYDLVRKMRASVCVLGPLLSKRGNAKVSYPGGCVIGQRPIDLHLKGLKALGARIETDEGYVIASAGTLKGTRISLKGQYGTTVLGTCNVMTAAVLAEGTTIIEDAACEPEVQDLAYFLNKAGAKISGIGGSILTIEGVKELHGVDYEIIPDRIEAGTFMIAGAITKGEITLENVRNDHLVATIEKLREIGVEVTANGNTAVVKSNNTYRPANITTMPYPCLPTDMQAQFMALLCTISGKSVIAEKIFPDRFIHSAELRRMGADIRVDVPYATINGSPFLSGTHVMVSDLRAGAGLVLAGLVAKGTTHIHRIYHLDRGYEQIEKRLSQLGAHITRVSE, from the coding sequence TTGGACAAGATCGTAATTGAAGGTGGACATCGTTTGGAAGGAAAAGTACGCATAAATGGCGCAAAAAATGCAGCATTACCTATTATGGCTGCATGTTTATTACTCCATGGCCCCTCGCGTATAAAAGGAATACCCAATATTGTCGATATTCAGACGCAGATAAAAATATTGAAAAATCTTGGGGGAGATATCCGGCACATCGAAGACGGTTCTCTTGGAATAATATTTCGGGATGGCGAGCATAAAGAAAAGATTACAGCGCCTTACGATTTGGTAAGAAAAATGAGGGCGTCCGTCTGTGTTCTGGGCCCACTACTCAGTAAACGTGGCAATGCAAAGGTTTCATATCCTGGAGGATGTGTTATCGGGCAACGTCCTATAGATTTACATTTGAAAGGACTTAAGGCATTAGGCGCCAGGATTGAAACGGATGAAGGATATGTAATCGCCTCAGCAGGCACACTGAAAGGCACACGTATTTCTTTAAAAGGGCAATACGGCACGACGGTACTGGGGACATGCAATGTTATGACTGCTGCTGTATTGGCAGAAGGCACAACGATCATTGAAGATGCAGCTTGCGAACCTGAAGTGCAGGATCTTGCTTATTTCCTTAACAAAGCCGGCGCTAAGATTTCCGGCATAGGAGGCAGCATACTCACCATTGAAGGCGTTAAGGAATTGCACGGTGTGGACTATGAAATCATACCTGATAGAATAGAGGCAGGAACATTTATGATTGCCGGGGCGATAACGAAAGGAGAAATTACGCTGGAGAATGTCAGGAACGATCACCTTGTCGCAACAATCGAAAAATTGCGCGAAATAGGCGTGGAAGTAACTGCAAATGGCAATACCGCCGTGGTGAAAAGCAATAATACCTACCGGCCCGCCAATATAACAACGATGCCATATCCATGCCTGCCCACCGATATGCAGGCACAATTTATGGCCTTGCTTTGTACAATATCAGGGAAAAGTGTAATTGCCGAAAAAATATTCCCAGACAGATTTATCCACTCCGCGGAATTAAGAAGAATGGGGGCAGATATTCGGGTAGACGTCCCGTATGCCACAATAAACGGGTCCCCTTTTCTTTCGGGTACTCACGTCATGGTTTCTGACCTCCGTGCCGGCGCCGGGCTAGTGCTTGCAGGTCTTGTGGCAAAAGGCACAACCCACATCCACCGTATCTACCATTTGGACAGGGGATATGAACAGATCGAAAAACGTCTGTCTCAACTCGGCGCTCATATAACACGGGTAAGCGAGTAA
- a CDS encoding Druantia anti-phage system protein DruA encodes MNQHTTPIDNTHNELLCSITVRPVSQNDQANWDILMRQHHYLVFHSLVGESIRYVAESQGQWLALIGWAAAALKCTVRDKWIGWPPFLKSQRLKLIANNSRFLILPQIHVPNLASRILSLNLKRLSQDWTKVYGHPIWLVETFVDPRFFKGVCYKAAGWIFLGHSTGFARSSQGYLLHNKPKMVFVRSLKAQVQKQLLTGAFGTNS; translated from the coding sequence ATGAACCAGCATACAACACCAATCGATAACACACACAATGAACTACTTTGTTCAATTACCGTTCGTCCTGTTTCACAAAACGACCAGGCAAATTGGGACATACTGATGCGCCAGCATCATTACCTTGTATTTCATTCTCTCGTAGGAGAATCAATTCGCTATGTAGCAGAATCACAGGGACAATGGCTTGCCTTGATCGGCTGGGCTGCCGCAGCATTAAAATGTACCGTTCGCGATAAGTGGATTGGATGGCCGCCATTTTTAAAATCGCAACGACTGAAACTCATAGCAAACAACTCACGTTTCCTGATCCTTCCTCAGATACACGTACCAAACCTTGCCTCCCGTATTCTTTCTCTTAACCTTAAACGCTTATCACAAGACTGGACTAAGGTCTATGGGCATCCAATCTGGCTTGTGGAGACCTTTGTCGATCCTCGTTTTTTTAAAGGCGTCTGCTATAAGGCCGCAGGATGGATTTTTTTAGGACATTCAACCGGTTTTGCCAGATCATCACAAGGCTATCTTCTGCACAATAAGCCAAAGATGGTCTTTGTTCGCTCATTGAAAGCACAAGTCCAAAAACAACTATTGACGGGAGCTTTTGGCACAAATTCTTGA
- a CDS encoding D-glycero-alpha-D-manno-heptose-1,7-bisphosphate 7-phosphatase: MKKKRAAFLDRDGTIVVHTPYLSSPEQLKLLPHAVEGIRLFKDHDYLIIVVTNQSGIARGYFDEQSLIQTHEKLKKILIIEKAEVDAFYYCPHHAEGVVEQYRMHCDCRKPRPKMLFDAAQQYNIDLSQSIMIGDSPADILAGKEAGCKSALIINPNHEQEADPDAPFGADYVVKDLLEAARLFIPE; encoded by the coding sequence ATGAAAAAGAAAAGAGCCGCATTTCTTGATCGGGACGGCACCATAGTTGTCCACACGCCCTATTTAAGTTCACCGGAACAGTTGAAATTATTACCCCATGCGGTTGAAGGCATACGCCTTTTCAAGGATCATGATTATCTGATTATTGTTGTAACAAATCAATCAGGTATTGCCAGGGGATATTTTGACGAACAATCTTTAATACAAACCCATGAAAAACTGAAAAAAATATTAATCATAGAAAAGGCTGAGGTTGATGCCTTCTATTATTGTCCGCATCATGCAGAAGGCGTAGTCGAACAATACAGGATGCATTGCGATTGCAGAAAACCACGGCCTAAGATGTTATTTGATGCTGCACAACAATACAATATCGACCTGTCGCAATCAATAATGATTGGTGATTCCCCTGCGGATATTCTTGCTGGCAAAGAAGCCGGTTGTAAATCGGCGCTCATTATAAATCCAAATCATGAACAGGAAGCTGACCCGGATGCGCCCTTTGGGGCAGACTACGTAGTGAAAGATCTTTTAGAGGCTGCCCGGCTTTTTATCCCCGAGTAA